One genomic window of Ilyobacter polytropus DSM 2926 includes the following:
- a CDS encoding transketolase produces MDIKELQRKSVEIRKDILKVIYEAQSGHPGGSLSAVEILLALYKERMKYDPKNPKWEERDRFIMSKGHATPVLYTVLSDAGFFPKEELSGFRKFGKMLQGHAYRNIPGVELSTGSLGMGLSVGVGMALASNLKKSSYNVFVLMGDGEIQEGSVWEAAMSAGHHKLSNLCAIIDYNKVQENGFVNEIKNLEPLGERWKSFNWNVIEIDGHDFDDIFRALDDFMVEKGRPTVIIANTVKGKGIDFMEYDNNWHGKAPNTDQYLEALLQLDNSKD; encoded by the coding sequence ATGGATATAAAAGAACTTCAACGTAAATCAGTGGAAATAAGGAAAGATATATTAAAAGTTATATATGAGGCACAATCGGGTCATCCAGGTGGATCTCTGTCTGCAGTGGAAATACTCTTAGCCCTTTATAAAGAGAGGATGAAATATGATCCTAAAAATCCAAAATGGGAGGAACGAGATAGATTTATAATGTCTAAAGGGCATGCCACTCCTGTTCTCTATACAGTTTTGTCAGATGCAGGTTTTTTTCCAAAGGAAGAACTATCTGGATTTAGAAAATTTGGTAAGATGCTTCAGGGACATGCTTACAGAAACATACCGGGAGTTGAGCTTTCTACAGGATCACTGGGAATGGGTCTTTCTGTGGGAGTTGGAATGGCTCTGGCATCAAATCTAAAAAAAAGCAGCTATAATGTATTTGTGCTTATGGGTGACGGAGAGATACAAGAGGGAAGTGTATGGGAAGCTGCTATGAGTGCAGGTCATCATAAACTTTCAAATTTATGTGCAATTATCGATTATAACAAGGTTCAGGAAAACGGTTTTGTAAATGAAATAAAAAACCTAGAACCTCTAGGAGAAAGGTGGAAGAGCTTCAACTGGAATGTAATTGAGATAGACGGTCATGATTTTGATGACATATTCAGGGCTCTAGATGATTTCATGGTGGAGAAGGGAAGGCCTACTGTGATAATTGCAAATACTGTCAAGGGAAAAGGAATAGACTTTATGGAATATGACAACAACTGGCATGGAAAAGCACCTAATACAGACCAGTATCTAGAGGCACTGCTGCAGCTTGATAATTCTAAAGATTAA
- the recQ gene encoding DNA helicase RecQ: MLGKARRILKNTYGYDSFRYGQEKVVKGVLMKRDILAVMPTGGGKSICYQIPGLMFKGITLVVSPLISLMKDQVDTLNNLGISAAFVNSSLSKEEFIKTMRNIRVGRTKILYLAPERLLSPKFINLMKSVDISFIAVDEAHCISQWGHDFRKSYLEIPKFIEALERNIQVAAFTATATPKVREDIVDKLNLKNPLAYVDGFDRGNLSFYVEKGEDPEKYIIDYLERNRRKPGIIYASTRKEVDHLYSYLRIKSFSVGKYHAGLSESERKDFQEKFLKDEIRVMIATNAFGMGIDKSNVRFVIHRNIPRDLESYYQEAGRAGRDGAPGECILLYNEEDVGTQEYFIDMNEELETKMKKERMKKLDAMVNYASINTCLREYILKYFGDKRIKNYCGSCQNCHVATDVVDLTVDAQKILSCIGRVKGSLGGFTITKILMGEKDKKIERKDLDKLSTFGLLRHYKKDELEEFINYLTSEGYLDQSAGSYPVLRLNEKSFSVLKGEDGILRKKNEVISFDYYEDPLFEKLNDLRKKIAQKEDIAPYIVFSDATLIEMGEKKPKNRWEMLKVRGVGNQKFKNYGEIFLNAINEFSEEDLEEIRLESTIDEKYLSFEKIENLRKELGLKISHDQFKESLIKNLFTKF; the protein is encoded by the coding sequence ATGCTGGGAAAAGCGAGGAGAATTTTAAAAAATACATATGGATACGACTCCTTTAGATACGGTCAGGAGAAGGTTGTAAAGGGTGTTCTTATGAAAAGGGATATTCTTGCTGTAATGCCAACTGGAGGAGGAAAGTCTATATGTTATCAGATACCTGGACTTATGTTTAAAGGCATAACTTTAGTGGTATCTCCGCTTATATCGTTAATGAAAGATCAGGTAGATACCCTTAATAACCTTGGGATATCAGCAGCATTTGTAAACTCTTCTCTTTCGAAAGAGGAATTTATAAAGACTATGAGGAATATAAGGGTCGGAAGGACAAAGATTCTTTATTTAGCTCCCGAAAGGCTATTAAGTCCAAAGTTTATTAATCTTATGAAGAGTGTCGATATATCTTTTATAGCCGTAGATGAAGCCCATTGTATCTCCCAATGGGGACACGACTTTAGAAAAAGTTATCTTGAGATACCCAAATTTATAGAGGCTCTAGAGAGAAATATTCAGGTAGCAGCTTTTACAGCCACTGCAACCCCAAAAGTCAGAGAAGATATAGTAGACAAGTTAAATTTAAAAAATCCCCTAGCTTATGTAGACGGTTTTGACAGGGGAAATCTCTCATTTTATGTGGAAAAGGGTGAAGATCCTGAAAAATATATAATAGATTACCTGGAAAGAAACAGAAGAAAACCCGGAATAATATACGCTTCTACAAGAAAAGAGGTAGACCATCTATACAGCTATCTCAGAATAAAATCATTTAGTGTAGGGAAATATCATGCAGGTTTGTCAGAAAGCGAAAGAAAGGATTTTCAGGAAAAGTTTCTGAAAGATGAAATAAGGGTAATGATAGCTACCAATGCCTTTGGTATGGGAATAGATAAGTCCAATGTAAGGTTTGTCATTCACAGAAATATTCCAAGAGATCTTGAGAGTTATTATCAAGAGGCAGGGCGTGCAGGACGTGACGGAGCTCCAGGAGAGTGTATTCTTCTGTATAATGAGGAAGATGTGGGAACTCAAGAGTATTTTATAGATATGAATGAAGAACTAGAAACTAAGATGAAAAAAGAGAGGATGAAAAAACTCGACGCCATGGTAAACTACGCATCGATAAATACCTGTCTGAGAGAATATATATTGAAATATTTTGGTGATAAAAGGATAAAAAATTATTGTGGGAGTTGTCAAAACTGCCATGTGGCAACAGATGTTGTGGATCTAACTGTAGATGCCCAGAAGATACTGTCCTGTATAGGAAGGGTAAAGGGAAGCCTAGGGGGCTTTACCATTACAAAAATTTTGATGGGTGAGAAGGATAAAAAGATTGAGAGGAAGGATTTAGACAAGCTATCTACCTTCGGACTTCTGAGACACTATAAAAAAGATGAACTAGAAGAGTTTATAAATTATCTTACTTCTGAAGGGTATTTAGATCAGAGTGCTGGAAGTTATCCAGTGCTTCGATTAAATGAAAAATCTTTTTCTGTGCTAAAGGGAGAAGACGGAATCTTAAGAAAGAAAAATGAAGTTATCAGTTTTGATTATTATGAAGATCCTTTATTTGAAAAACTTAATGATCTGAGAAAAAAAATAGCCCAGAAGGAGGATATCGCCCCTTATATTGTGTTTTCAGATGCTACTCTTATTGAGATGGGAGAGAAAAAACCTAAAAATAGATGGGAGATGTTAAAGGTCAGAGGTGTTGGGAATCAAAAGTTTAAAAATTACGGTGAGATATTTTTAAATGCTATAAATGAATTTTCTGAGGAGGACTTAGAGGAGATAAGGCTTGAAAGTACAATTGATGAAAAATACTTGAGTTTTGAAAAAATAGAGAACCTTAGAAAAGAGTTGGGCCTTAAAATTTCCCATGATCAGTTTAAGGAATCCCTTATAAAAAATCTTTTCACAAAGTTTTAA
- a CDS encoding radical SAM/SPASM domain-containing protein, which produces MKKFKKIYVEITNICNLSCHFCPKSKRKLEYMKLDSFGKILREIKPFTDYIYLHVKGEPLLHPQLEEFLDLAYVYGFKVNITTNGSFIKGTGDKLLTKPALRQINFSLHSFGENPENIHKNNYLRDILFFSKKTLEKTDIIISLRLWNFNKKIKDETQKGNNEILQILEKEFKLDYKISDILNPGRGVKISDKLYLNSDYQFKWPDKDDIYEDATGFCYGMRTHTAILVDGTVVPCCLDGEGSINLGNIFNDSFNNIINSNRSKAIYSGFSEKTAVEKLCKKCQFKI; this is translated from the coding sequence ATGAAAAAATTTAAAAAAATATATGTAGAAATAACAAATATATGTAATTTAAGCTGTCATTTCTGCCCTAAGAGTAAAAGAAAACTCGAATACATGAAACTTGATTCTTTTGGGAAAATTCTTCGTGAGATAAAACCTTTTACAGATTATATCTATCTTCATGTAAAGGGAGAACCTCTCTTACACCCTCAGTTAGAGGAGTTTCTAGACCTAGCTTATGTCTATGGATTCAAGGTTAATATCACGACTAACGGGTCATTTATAAAGGGTACAGGGGATAAATTATTAACAAAACCAGCACTTCGTCAGATAAATTTTTCTCTACACAGTTTTGGTGAGAATCCAGAAAATATTCATAAAAATAATTATCTCCGAGACATTTTATTTTTTTCCAAAAAAACTCTGGAAAAAACTGATATCATAATATCTCTAAGACTATGGAACTTCAATAAAAAGATTAAGGATGAAACTCAAAAGGGAAATAATGAAATCCTTCAAATATTAGAAAAAGAATTCAAACTAGACTATAAGATCTCTGATATCCTAAATCCTGGAAGAGGTGTTAAAATTTCTGATAAACTCTACCTGAATTCAGACTACCAATTCAAGTGGCCAGATAAAGATGATATCTATGAAGATGCAACAGGCTTCTGTTATGGTATGAGAACACATACCGCTATATTAGTTGACGGTACTGTTGTTCCCTGCTGTCTTGATGGTGAAGGAAGTATAAATCTCGGGAATATATTTAATGATAGTTTTAACAATATAATTAACAGCAACAGATCCAAGGCTATTTACAGTGGTTTTTCAGAAAAAACAGCTGTAGAGAAACTCTGTAAAAAATGTCAGTTCAAAATCTGA
- a CDS encoding efflux RND transporter permease subunit, translating into MFSKFFIKRPIFAGVISIVIVIAGLVTMKSLPVAQYPEIAPPTIQVSAVYPGANAETISRTVAQPIEGEVNGVENMIYMSSNSSNSGQYSLSVTFEVGTDMDVAQNLVQNRVSQALSSLPEEVQRQGVTTEKRSSNILLFASLTSENSMHDDLFLSNYATLNIKDELSRIKGVGGITVFGAGDYSMRIWLYPDKLKARGLTSTDVVNAVREQNTQVAAGQIGQEPSPVDQDFQFTVNMRGKLNSTEEFENIIVKTTPDGGMIRVRDIARVELGSQSYNISNQLNGQPSAAIAVFLQPEANALKVAEGVKAKLDELSQKFPQGMKANIPFDTTTFVKSSINEVIETLFISVILVFLTILLFLEDWRATLIPTIAIPVSLIGTFAVMAALGVSINTLSLFGLVLAIGIVVDDAIIVVENAVRNIDENNLEPRDAAIKAMEEITGPVIATTLVLLSVFIPTAFLGGITGQLYRQFALTIATATIFSSINALTLSPALCAIFLRPKNPNRKHNIFTRAFNSAFSKTQKGYARILTSVVRRGAIMILAFIILTLGVFWRYDSLPKGFVPKEDLGYAMINVQLPDAASLTRTKAVVDIITKRLEKVEGLENRIAISGYSIMDGAAASNNAAFWLVFKPWEERKKAGLSMDKIMGEVSKSISDIQEARILVFTPPPIRGLGNAGGFQMQVQDRSSAGSANLEKAVQNIVMNANSQSKLTRVYSTYRANVPQLLTVLDRTQAKTLKIPLSNIFNTLQGNLGSTYVNDFNQFGRNYQVRAQASADYRATAEDIKKLEVRNEKGEMVPMGTVLSVEEAVGPQIITRYNMYPSASISGQGAGFTSSGEAMQIMEELAKENLPSSMGFEWTGMSYQEKAAEGNIVFIFGLAVLFVYLVLCAQYESWTLPLTIVLTVPLAVLGTVVALSVRQMDVNVYTQLGIVLLIAMTCKTAILISEFAKEESNSGMSIVESALEASRLRFRPILMTAFTFILGVLPLTYATGAGAESRRSLGTATAGGMLSATLLLIFFVPVFYIIIMGASEKLKNRFKKSEKVKKSEEDIV; encoded by the coding sequence ATGTTTAGTAAATTCTTTATAAAGCGTCCTATTTTTGCAGGAGTTATATCAATTGTAATAGTTATTGCTGGACTTGTGACGATGAAATCTCTTCCAGTAGCGCAGTATCCGGAAATTGCTCCCCCAACAATACAGGTATCGGCAGTTTATCCAGGGGCCAATGCAGAGACTATATCACGTACCGTGGCTCAGCCTATAGAGGGAGAGGTCAACGGAGTTGAAAACATGATTTATATGTCTAGTAACAGTTCTAACAGTGGACAGTATTCACTGAGTGTTACCTTTGAGGTTGGGACAGATATGGACGTGGCCCAAAACCTAGTTCAAAATCGAGTATCTCAAGCCTTGTCTTCCTTACCTGAAGAGGTTCAGCGTCAGGGAGTAACTACAGAAAAAAGATCTTCAAATATACTACTTTTTGCCAGCCTCACATCAGAAAATTCTATGCATGACGATCTTTTTCTGAGTAACTATGCTACTCTTAATATAAAAGATGAGCTGTCTAGAATAAAAGGTGTAGGTGGTATAACTGTCTTTGGTGCCGGGGACTACAGTATGAGAATATGGCTATATCCTGACAAGCTGAAAGCGAGAGGACTTACTAGTACTGATGTTGTAAATGCTGTCAGAGAACAAAATACCCAGGTAGCAGCAGGTCAGATCGGTCAGGAACCGTCACCTGTGGATCAGGATTTTCAGTTTACTGTAAATATGAGAGGTAAATTAAACAGTACAGAAGAATTTGAGAATATTATAGTTAAAACAACACCTGACGGAGGAATGATAAGAGTCAGAGATATAGCAAGAGTTGAACTTGGATCACAGAGTTACAATATATCTAACCAACTCAATGGCCAACCTTCAGCAGCCATAGCAGTATTTCTGCAGCCAGAAGCCAATGCCTTAAAGGTAGCAGAAGGTGTAAAAGCAAAACTTGATGAATTAAGTCAAAAGTTCCCTCAGGGAATGAAAGCTAATATCCCATTTGATACAACGACATTTGTAAAGTCTTCAATAAATGAAGTAATTGAAACACTTTTTATATCAGTAATCTTAGTTTTTCTGACTATTCTTTTATTTCTTGAAGACTGGAGGGCTACTCTGATACCAACAATTGCTATTCCTGTATCACTTATAGGTACATTTGCAGTAATGGCTGCCTTAGGGGTAAGTATAAATACATTATCACTCTTCGGATTGGTTTTGGCGATAGGTATAGTAGTAGACGATGCGATAATAGTTGTAGAGAACGCTGTAAGGAATATAGATGAGAATAATCTTGAACCTCGTGATGCTGCTATAAAAGCCATGGAAGAAATAACCGGTCCGGTAATTGCTACAACTCTTGTTTTACTGTCAGTTTTTATTCCCACAGCATTTCTAGGGGGAATAACAGGACAACTTTACAGACAGTTTGCACTTACTATAGCCACTGCAACAATATTTAGTTCTATAAATGCGCTTACTTTGAGTCCGGCCTTGTGTGCAATATTTTTAAGACCAAAGAATCCTAACAGAAAACATAATATATTCACAAGAGCATTTAATTCAGCCTTTTCCAAAACTCAGAAGGGTTATGCAAGAATTCTAACCTCTGTCGTAAGACGTGGAGCAATTATGATACTAGCTTTTATAATTCTAACATTGGGAGTATTTTGGAGATATGACTCTCTTCCAAAGGGATTCGTCCCAAAAGAGGATTTAGGATACGCCATGATAAATGTACAGCTTCCAGATGCTGCGTCTCTTACTAGAACCAAGGCTGTTGTAGATATAATTACCAAACGTCTAGAAAAGGTAGAAGGTCTTGAAAACAGAATAGCCATTTCAGGATATTCTATTATGGACGGAGCAGCAGCTTCAAACAATGCTGCTTTCTGGTTAGTTTTTAAACCTTGGGAAGAGCGTAAAAAGGCTGGACTCAGCATGGATAAAATTATGGGTGAAGTATCTAAAAGTATAAGTGATATTCAAGAAGCCAGAATTCTGGTATTTACACCTCCACCAATAAGAGGCCTGGGAAATGCCGGAGGTTTCCAGATGCAAGTACAAGACAGATCCAGTGCCGGATCTGCAAACTTGGAAAAAGCAGTTCAGAATATAGTTATGAATGCAAATTCACAATCTAAACTCACAAGGGTTTATAGTACTTACAGAGCTAACGTACCACAACTATTAACCGTTTTAGACAGAACACAGGCTAAAACTTTGAAAATACCTCTGTCTAATATATTTAATACTCTACAGGGGAATTTGGGTTCTACATATGTCAATGACTTTAACCAGTTTGGGCGTAATTACCAAGTTAGAGCCCAAGCCAGTGCTGACTACAGAGCAACAGCTGAAGATATAAAAAAACTAGAAGTGCGTAATGAGAAAGGCGAGATGGTACCCATGGGAACAGTTCTTTCTGTAGAAGAGGCTGTAGGTCCTCAGATTATCACGAGGTATAATATGTATCCTTCAGCAAGTATAAGCGGACAAGGTGCCGGTTTCACAAGTTCAGGAGAAGCGATGCAGATTATGGAAGAACTTGCTAAGGAAAATCTGCCTTCTTCCATGGGATTTGAATGGACAGGGATGTCATATCAGGAAAAGGCCGCCGAAGGAAATATAGTGTTTATTTTTGGTTTGGCAGTGCTGTTTGTCTATCTTGTACTATGTGCTCAGTATGAGAGCTGGACTCTTCCTCTCACCATTGTTTTAACTGTTCCCTTAGCTGTTTTAGGGACAGTTGTTGCCTTGTCAGTAAGACAGATGGATGTCAATGTATATACCCAGTTGGGTATCGTGCTTCTCATAGCCATGACATGTAAGACTGCCATTTTGATATCTGAGTTTGCAAAAGAGGAAAGCAATTCTGGAATGTCTATCGTTGAGTCAGCCCTTGAAGCTTCCCGTTTGAGGTTCAGACCTATACTGATGACAGCATTTACATTTATATTGGGAGTTTTACCTCTGACCTATGCAACAGGAGCAGGAGCGGAAAGTCGTCGGTCGCTAGGTACTGCCACTGCAGGAGGGATGCTTTCTGCAACACTACTACTAATATTCTTTGTTCCGGTATTTTATATAATAATTATGGGAGCTAGTGAAAAACTAAAAAATAGATTTAAAAAATCTGAAAAGGTTAAAAAATCTGAGGAAGATATTGTATAG
- a CDS encoding efflux RND transporter periplasmic adaptor subunit: MDSKNRKIYTLIFTLLIMGTLFTGCKKENTYSPPPPAKVTVNKPIQKNVTNYLEFTGITEAMDSVEIRPRVEGYLEKVMFKPGSFVKKGDLLFVIDQRPYKAKLGEAKAQLAIEISKLNAAEATFQRMEMAYKERAVSEVSVIQARADVEVAKAAIKSAKAAVQTAELDLSYTTIHAPISGRIDRNLVDAGNLIGSGENTLLATIIKDESIYVYFNVNERDIIDSDLLNGETDSSDIYLGLLNKDFSHKGKIDYINNRVNPETGNIQVRGVFENSKNSILPGMFANIKIPEKTIKNALLVPDQIVGRDQQGYYLLAVNSENIVEYRHIEIGDLIDGMRVIKSGIKPNDRIIVKGIQMAYPGREVSPIDEENSENKSPKTENQSI, from the coding sequence ATGGATTCTAAAAACAGAAAAATTTATACCCTGATTTTTACACTTCTCATTATGGGGACACTTTTTACCGGATGTAAAAAAGAAAATACTTATTCTCCGCCGCCTCCTGCTAAGGTGACAGTAAATAAACCTATACAGAAAAATGTTACAAATTATTTGGAATTTACTGGAATTACTGAGGCAATGGATTCAGTAGAAATAAGACCACGAGTAGAGGGATACTTAGAAAAAGTAATGTTTAAGCCCGGTTCGTTTGTAAAGAAAGGGGATCTGCTATTTGTTATAGATCAGCGTCCTTATAAGGCGAAACTTGGAGAAGCAAAAGCACAATTGGCAATAGAAATATCAAAACTTAATGCTGCTGAAGCAACTTTTCAGAGAATGGAAATGGCTTATAAAGAGCGTGCAGTAAGTGAAGTAAGTGTTATCCAGGCAAGGGCTGATGTTGAGGTGGCAAAGGCTGCCATAAAATCTGCAAAAGCTGCAGTGCAAACTGCAGAGCTTGATCTGTCTTATACTACAATACATGCACCTATAAGCGGACGTATCGACAGAAATCTTGTAGATGCAGGAAATCTAATAGGGTCAGGAGAAAATACTCTCCTTGCAACTATTATAAAAGATGAGTCTATCTACGTGTATTTCAATGTAAATGAAAGAGATATTATAGATTCTGATCTGTTAAATGGTGAAACTGATTCTTCTGATATATACTTAGGCTTATTAAATAAAGATTTTTCTCACAAAGGGAAAATAGACTACATAAATAACAGAGTAAACCCGGAAACAGGTAATATACAGGTAAGAGGGGTCTTTGAAAACAGTAAAAATAGTATTTTGCCTGGAATGTTTGCCAATATTAAAATACCCGAAAAAACCATAAAAAATGCTCTTCTTGTACCAGATCAAATAGTCGGAAGAGACCAGCAAGGGTATTATCTTCTAGCTGTAAACAGTGAAAATATTGTCGAGTACAGGCACATTGAGATCGGAGATCTCATAGACGGAATGAGGGTAATAAAATCAGGAATAAAGCCAAATGATAGGATAATAGTAAAAGGAATTCAGATGGCTTATCCAGGACGTGAAGTTTCTCCTATAGATGAAGAAAACTCAGAAAATAAAAGTCCTAAAACGGAAAATCAATCTATTTAG
- a CDS encoding efflux transporter outer membrane subunit, producing the protein MRGKEKLRLKKLPAALTLSAVLVFTGCTAVGPDYVSPKVKVPEKWNGEKSVNFNNENRLSEQWWELFDDPMLDELIKEASVSNLDLKEAMARVDEYRSRLGVVTGERYPSIGVEGDLLRQKTSENAGYTGTTNTYKALGLEAGWEIDLFGRVRRSIEAAKANYEVVQEDRNDVRISINSRIALNYIKIRTYQARLEASNSNIELQREVLRITESRFKYGLATALEVAQAEQALASSEATVPPLRIQLSEAINTMAVLLGRNPGELNQLMSEKKSIPVPPADAAIGVPADILRQRPDIRSAERQLAVETARVGIAKADLYPQFSLSGSFGYQSVSSGNLFSSGGNYFSIGPSLRWNIFSGGSILNQIDVQDAIVRQKALQYESIVLNALNEAENTMTAYTEDSMRLKHLEKTVEASKKTVKLSLNLYKQGLVDFENVLNSQLSQFTSEDRLAQARGDSAEDFVRLYAALGGGWNPDSIVKNQK; encoded by the coding sequence ATGAGGGGAAAAGAAAAGCTGAGATTAAAAAAATTACCTGCAGCCTTGACCTTGTCAGCTGTACTGGTTTTTACTGGATGTACTGCTGTGGGACCTGACTATGTCTCGCCAAAGGTAAAAGTACCGGAAAAATGGAACGGAGAAAAGTCAGTAAATTTTAATAATGAAAATAGGTTGTCTGAACAGTGGTGGGAATTATTTGATGATCCCATGTTAGATGAACTCATAAAAGAAGCATCAGTCAGTAACCTAGACTTAAAAGAAGCTATGGCACGTGTAGATGAATACCGGTCTAGGTTGGGTGTGGTAACAGGTGAAAGATACCCTTCAATAGGTGTAGAAGGAGACCTTCTTAGACAAAAAACCAGTGAAAATGCTGGATATACAGGAACTACAAATACCTATAAAGCACTGGGCTTAGAGGCTGGATGGGAGATAGATCTTTTTGGCCGTGTGAGGCGGAGTATAGAGGCTGCCAAAGCCAATTATGAAGTGGTTCAGGAAGATAGAAATGATGTGAGGATATCAATTAACTCCAGAATAGCCCTTAACTATATAAAAATAAGAACTTATCAGGCTAGGCTAGAGGCTTCAAATTCAAATATAGAGCTTCAGAGAGAAGTTTTGAGGATAACAGAATCAAGATTTAAGTATGGGTTGGCCACAGCTCTAGAAGTAGCTCAGGCGGAACAGGCTCTCGCCAGTTCTGAAGCTACTGTGCCACCTCTTAGAATACAGTTGTCAGAAGCTATAAACACCATGGCTGTTTTACTAGGACGAAATCCTGGAGAACTAAACCAGTTGATGTCTGAAAAAAAATCAATACCTGTGCCTCCTGCAGATGCGGCTATAGGGGTCCCTGCAGACATTCTGAGACAACGTCCTGACATCAGAAGTGCAGAGCGTCAATTAGCAGTAGAAACAGCTCGTGTAGGTATTGCCAAGGCAGACCTTTATCCGCAGTTTTCTCTTTCTGGGTCGTTTGGATATCAATCAGTATCAAGTGGAAATTTATTTAGTTCAGGAGGAAATTATTTTTCAATAGGGCCTTCTTTGAGATGGAATATATTTTCCGGGGGAAGTATATTGAATCAAATCGACGTGCAGGATGCAATTGTACGTCAAAAAGCTCTTCAGTATGAGAGCATAGTACTTAATGCACTAAATGAAGCGGAGAATACAATGACAGCATATACAGAAGACAGTATGCGTCTAAAACATTTAGAAAAGACAGTGGAAGCATCTAAAAAAACAGTAAAGCTTTCTCTTAACCTCTATAAACAGGGGCTTGTAGATTTTGAAAATGTTTTAAATTCACAATTAAGTCAGTTTACTTCTGAAGACAGGTTAGCCCAAGCTAGAGGAGACAGTGCAGAAGACTTTGTACGTCTTTATGCAGCCCTAGGTGGAGGATGGAATCCTGATTCTATTGTAAAAAATCAAAAATAG
- a CDS encoding MarR family winged helix-turn-helix transcriptional regulator translates to MYKKEELTNLIIKFYNELSKCSIETSKELGSYDMQIKQFHYLTLIDKTPNMTSSELSEILNITKPSVTEIINKLTTLGCVYRGQSELDKRVFYIKLTEKGKKIVKLKELAAEKFAEERLDSLTDEEVNSFIKLFIKLFG, encoded by the coding sequence ATGTATAAAAAAGAAGAGTTAACAAATCTAATAATAAAATTTTATAATGAGTTGTCTAAGTGCAGTATAGAAACTTCTAAAGAACTAGGTTCATATGATATGCAGATAAAACAATTTCACTATCTGACCTTGATTGATAAAACTCCAAACATGACATCTAGTGAACTGTCAGAAATATTAAACATAACAAAGCCTTCAGTCACTGAAATTATCAATAAACTAACAACGCTTGGATGTGTTTACAGGGGTCAGAGTGAATTAGATAAAAGAGTTTTTTACATAAAGCTTACTGAAAAAGGCAAAAAAATAGTGAAGTTAAAAGAACTGGCAGCAGAAAAATTTGCAGAGGAAAGACTTGATTCTCTAACAGATGAAGAAGTGAATAGTTTTATAAAACTATTTATAAAACTATTTGGTTGA